The DNA segment TTCCTGAATTTGCTTTAAAGCTATGGCTACCGGTGTCTGACCATTAAAAGGTAATTGACCGGTAAATGCTTCATACAATACTATCCCTAATGAATATAAATCTGATCTTTCATCCACTATATCACTTTTGGCTTGCTCCGGCGAAAAGTACTGAACCGACCCAAAAACATTATCGCTATTGGTTATGGTTGCTCCATCTGCAGCACGGGCAATGCCAAAATCTGTAACCTTTATCCTGCCATCAGATGTTATCATGATATTTTGAGATTTAATATCCCTGTGAATTATTTTATTTCTGTGTGCACATTCTAAAGCATCACATATTTGTATGCCCATTTCTACTACCTCTGCAGGAGGTATAGGGGCATTTTGTTTTATAAATTGTTTTAATGTGATGCCTTCTACATATTCCATGACTATATAATATAGCCCATCCTCTTCACCAACATCATAAATTCCTACTATATTTGGATGAGATAAGCTGGCAGCAGCTTGAGCCTCTCTTCTAAATCGTCTTACAAAATCTTCATCTTCGGCAAAATCCTGCTTTAATACCTTTATGGCTACAACTCTATTAAGTAGATTGCATCTTGCTTTATAAACTACGGCCATTCCACCACCGCTGATTTCCTCTAAAATTATATATCGATTTCCCAAAGTTTTTCCTATCATGTTTTTTCACATCCCACTTTATCCGCTTTAATTATACCTACAGTAATATTGTCTTCTCCACCTCTTAAATTCGCTTCATCAATAAGCTTTTGAGCGGCTTGTTCAGGTCCTCCTGAACTTAATACAATATTTTTAATACTGTCATTTTCCAACATATTTGTCAGGCCATCACTGCACAGAACTATTATATCATTATCTTTTAAATCAAATTCGAGAATATCCGGCTCTAACAACTCATCTGTGCCTAGTGCCTTTGTAATTATGTTTTTCATCGGATGAGTTTTAGTTTCTTCCATAGTTATGCGCCCATCTTCAGCCAATTCCCATACAAGAGAATGATCCCTGGTTAACTGTTTTATATGATTTTCTCTGATTAGGTATGCTCGGCTATCACCTACATGACCTATATACAGATGCCTTCCATGAAAAAGTGCTATTGTTATTGTGGTTCCCATTCCTAACAACTCATCATTTTTTAAAGATAGTGAAAATACTTTGTTATTTGCTTTAGATATAGAAGATTTGAGAATTTCTTTAACTTCCTGAGCACTGCAATCCTCTAACAAATGACTATTTACATATGTAGATACTTCTTCAACAGCAATTTTGCTGGCAATCTCACCTCCCTGATGGCCTCCCATTCCATCAGCTACTATAAAAAGCTGCGGAAGCTTGCTCCCCTTTTGGGGAAAATAAAACATATCTTCATTATTTAATCTTGCCTTCCCAACATCACTTTTTATTATACCAATCATAATTTCACCTCACTAGTAAACTTCGCCGAAGCTGTCCGCAGGCTGCGTTTATATCGCTCCCCATTTCCCTTCGAACAGTTGCTGAAATGCCATTATTTAAAAGTATTTGTTCAAACTTTCTTATTCGGGAGTCATCACTCTTTTTAAATTTTTTACCTTCCACAGGGTTAAGGGGTATTAAATTTACATGGCATAACAAGTCCTTTAACAAGTTTGAAAGTTCGCAAGCACATTGTTCAGTATCATTTATATCAGAAATCAATATATATTCAAAAGTAATGCGCCTTTTTGTTTTCATTATATAATATTTACATGCATCTAACAATTGTAAAATTGGATAACGCTCGTTTATTGGCATTAAACTGCTTCGTATATCATCATTGGGTGCATGTAAAGACACTGCAAGGGTAATCGGTAAACCCTCTTCCGCTAGACGGATAATCTTTGGAACTATCCCGCATGTAGAAACGGTCAGTCTTCTATAGCTTATATTAAAAGCTAGGGGTGAATTCAAAATCCTTAGAAATTGTATTAATTCATCATAGTTTAAAAGCGGTTCGCCACTTCCCATTACAACCACTCGGCTTATCTTTACGTTGGAATCTTTTTCTATTGCTATTACCTCGTCCGCCATTTCCCACCAAGCTAAATTTCTCACCATTCCACCTTCTGTTGAGGCACAAAAAGCACACCCCATGGAACAACCCACCTGGCTAGAGATGCAAGCAGTAGTCCCAAAAGAGTACTTCATTTTTACACTTTCGACCATTTGTCCATCTTCCAAAGCAAAAACATACTTAGTCGTTTCATCAATTTCTGATTCATATTTTTTGTATATATCTATCTTGCCTACATAAGCACAATCCTTCAATCTAGCTATTAAGTCCTTTGACAGATCCGTCATTTTTTCAAATTCAGTTTGCCCTTTATATATCCATTTAAAAATCTGCTTTGCCCTATATACCGGCTCACCAAGCTGCTTTATAAATTCTTCCATCTGAGTTAGTGTTAAACTTTTCAAGTTGGTTTTCTCCATTAAAATATCTCCTTCAAGCCTTTATCCTTTTTAAACGTGCTATAAAAAAACCGTCAGTCCCATGTATGTTTGGGTATAATGTGATATAACCGTAGGATTGTTTAAGGCTGTTATGCAGCTTTTCCGGAAGATACGGCCTTAAGTCATCATAAATAAAAGAATCATTTTTTGCAAGAAATTCATCTACATTTTTTTCATTTTCTTCAGGTTCTATGCTGCATGTGCTATAAATTAAAAAACCTCCCGGTTTTACATATTTTGAACATACTTCAAGAATCTCCTTCTGTTCAGATTTTAAAGCTGTTATATCTTCAGGTTTTTTTGACCACTTGATATCAGGTTTCCTGCGAATAACACCAAGCCCAGAACATGGAGCATCAATTATAACCTTATCAAACTTTCTGAACATATTTTTATCAGGTATTTTGGCATTTCTTACCTCCGGCACAACAATAGTTGCTTTTAATCGGCGGCAGTTTTGTTCTATTAGTCTGACTCTATGAGGATGAATATCCCATGCAATTATTTCACCCTTATTTTGCATAATAGCAGCCATATGAGCAGTTTTACCGCCTGGTGCGGCGGCTACATCCAACACTTTGTCATTACTTTTTACTCCGGCCGCCAATGATGCTATAATAGAACTTTCATCTTGAGGAGCAAAAAGTCCTTTATTAAAACTTTCCAGTTGGGCAATAGGAGGTGAATCTAAGATATATAAAGTTTCTTCAGTAAACAAACCAGGTGCTACACGTGCTCCTTCGGCTGATAATTGTTTTTCTAATTCTTCTCTATCGGCAACCAAGGTGTTTACCCGAATGCACGGCTTAGGTCTTTCATTCAAGGCCATACATAATTCTTCGGTAAAATTTTTATCAAATAATTCTATCCATCTTTGAATAAGCCAAGAGGGAAAAGAATAATAGATAGATAAGTATTTTTCTATATTTATATTCTTGTTTGGATATACTATCTTATCTCTTTTCCTAAGCACATTCCTTAAAATAGCATTAGTAAAATTAGCCGCCCTTTTCCCTTCATATTTTTTAACAAGACTTACTGATTCATTGACTGCCGCAAAATCCGGCACCCTGTCTAAGA comes from the Tepidanaerobacter acetatoxydans Re1 genome and includes:
- a CDS encoding Stp1/IreP family PP2C-type Ser/Thr phosphatase, with the protein product MIGIIKSDVGKARLNNEDMFYFPQKGSKLPQLFIVADGMGGHQGGEIASKIAVEEVSTYVNSHLLEDCSAQEVKEILKSSISKANNKVFSLSLKNDELLGMGTTITIALFHGRHLYIGHVGDSRAYLIRENHIKQLTRDHSLVWELAEDGRITMEETKTHPMKNIITKALGTDELLEPDILEFDLKDNDIIVLCSDGLTNMLENDSIKNIVLSSGGPEQAAQKLIDEANLRGGEDNITVGIIKADKVGCEKT
- the rlmN gene encoding 23S rRNA (adenine(2503)-C(2))-methyltransferase RlmN; amino-acid sequence: MEKTNLKSLTLTQMEEFIKQLGEPVYRAKQIFKWIYKGQTEFEKMTDLSKDLIARLKDCAYVGKIDIYKKYESEIDETTKYVFALEDGQMVESVKMKYSFGTTACISSQVGCSMGCAFCASTEGGMVRNLAWWEMADEVIAIEKDSNVKISRVVVMGSGEPLLNYDELIQFLRILNSPLAFNISYRRLTVSTCGIVPKIIRLAEEGLPITLAVSLHAPNDDIRSSLMPINERYPILQLLDACKYYIMKTKRRITFEYILISDINDTEQCACELSNLLKDLLCHVNLIPLNPVEGKKFKKSDDSRIRKFEQILLNNGISATVRREMGSDINAACGQLRRSLLVR
- the rsmB gene encoding 16S rRNA (cytosine(967)-C(5))-methyltransferase RsmB, encoding MSNPRELAICMLIKIQEGSYGNLLLNQHLTSDMSLKDRALVTELVNGVVQNLLRIDYIISQFSKIDLSKISPFVKNAIRVGIYQTFFLDRVPDFAAVNESVSLVKKYEGKRAANFTNAILRNVLRKRDKIVYPNKNINIEKYLSIYYSFPSWLIQRWIELFDKNFTEELCMALNERPKPCIRVNTLVADREELEKQLSAEGARVAPGLFTEETLYILDSPPIAQLESFNKGLFAPQDESSIIASLAAGVKSNDKVLDVAAAPGGKTAHMAAIMQNKGEIIAWDIHPHRVRLIEQNCRRLKATIVVPEVRNAKIPDKNMFRKFDKVIIDAPCSGLGVIRRKPDIKWSKKPEDITALKSEQKEILEVCSKYVKPGGFLIYSTCSIEPEENEKNVDEFLAKNDSFIYDDLRPYLPEKLHNSLKQSYGYITLYPNIHGTDGFFIARLKRIKA